One Xylocopa sonorina isolate GNS202 chromosome 18, iyXylSono1_principal, whole genome shotgun sequence DNA segment encodes these proteins:
- the LOC143431600 gene encoding solute carrier family 66 member 3 encodes MVLQQLADFLSLITIGMCFILKIPQILHLLSAKSADQISLVGILLELISYTIMTSYNYTNGYSILSYLEYPIILLQEYVLIFLVLKYLNKLHRFSILGLILYCTISISFAMQLIPKVVLTILAPLCTPISVSSKVIQLLAIFRAKNAESVSPVTWFISAFTNLTRVFTIWMDSADILLLGNFIISTMLSFSIMCCAIYYRWNRVKQD; translated from the exons ATGGTACTCCAACAGTTAGCAGATTTTCTAAGCCTTATAACAATAGGCATGTGTTTCATATTAAAAATTCCTCAAATTTTACATTTATTAAGTGCTAAATCAGCTGATCAAATATCACTTGTAGGTATTTTGCTAGAATTAATAAG CTATACAATAATGACTAGTTACAATTACACAAATGGTTACTCAATACTCTCTTATTTGGAATACCCTATCATTCTACTGCAGGAATATGTTTTGATTTTTCTAGTTCTAAAGTATTTGAATAAATTGCATAGATTTTCAATTCTAGGCTTAATATTATACTGTACCATAAGCATTTCTTTTGCAATGCAACTTATTCCAAAAGTCGTTCTTACGATTTTAGCG CCACTGTGCACACCTATTTCCGTCTCAAGTAAAGTCATTCAACTGCTAGCAATTTTTCGAGCGAAAAATGCGGAATCAGTATCGCCAGTTACTTGGTTTATCTCCGCGTTTACTAATTTAA CGAGAGTATTTACTATATGGATGGATTCGGCAGATATTTTACTACTAGGAAACTTCATTATTTCCACGATGTTAAGCTTCAGTATTATGTGCTGTGCTATATACTATAGGTGGAACCGAGTGAAGCAAGATTAA
- the LOC143431602 gene encoding uncharacterized protein LOC143431602, with protein MLGYLQLDRIHVIFVNEADYRRDVHRCHITSVQQTNQYLKDKREFFTLQFSPCQFRSRIPSVMPGKSSIRVLSGADDAFHKRRNCSHQCGCTIRNGFMYAHSVSHSFSNGQHAQIKFCSFTTPIPPSAQKLLYLKHFEMFLEECPVT; from the exons ATGCTAGGTTACTTGCAACTCGACCGCATTCACGTAATATTCGTCAACGAGGCAGACTATCGGAGAGACGTTCATCGTTGTCACATAACGTCCGTTCAACAGACAAATCAATATTTAAAAGACAAACGCGAGTTCTTCACGTTACAGTTTAGTCCATGTCAGTTCCGTTCCCGCATTCCGTCTGTCATGCCGGGGAAGAGTTCTATTCGAGTACTTTCCGGGGCCGACGATGCATTTCACAAAAGGAGGAACTGCAGCCACCAATGTGGTTGCACAATTCGAAATGGTTTTATGTATGCACACAGCGTTAGTCATTCGTTTTCAAATGGCCAACATGCGCAAATAAAATTTTGTAGTTTCACGACGCCAA TACCACCTTCCGCGCAAAAGTTGTTATACCTGAAGCATTTTGAAATGTTCCTAGAAGAATGTCCAGTAACGTAA
- the LOC143431597 gene encoding uncharacterized protein LOC143431597 isoform X1, whose product MDSPPSCSLSATGPLSDLGSSGIGGSISSDSVRAHLAIEMQESDIESKSLSQDSFDYSDGMCGENFNTLKKGPGWNDTDGKLEVEVVDVAIKPPPEFQDSPSPPNSESSSAPILSYARLMKQKVSRLIDDYAENLVQSTIEEALIISCRISWPEGRIAPATNHVPVVTRSVYNPKRLWATDLLTPSSCQGATTLITPYNTLNRPNSRCSLASSRLSSSHNSINTSGLSHKVDDSSFITSAMSHDVLTTSEISDMYNVPFDSDIYTVPIDVVRPLHDLRTPQRPKRHRHHRKRRRNVSASSQSELEAHIQQARHYCGKPRAITHVIKSQRLLSDMCCNETGNGKRHSVPGTSGRHTSRTSNGHMHNIGEPIHMTLHEVRQYLQTLYSSSSDSSENKIKRDNKAPVSRTPVHLAMPKGISVNNNNRYSNPHTDSAMDTPISNKNSNGLIHNNNNNNNNNNNNNNNGNVKKHKKNSFVSIKHKKVKEEPHKEKVDSEREKIKKSQRNFSLNLKQTLCNIFRFRRLGSPDHFVEKRNSIVQGEIVEEEEGVDSDQHANNNNTTTSEVDPSVQKLPFFKRALPPLPKSNGHVGGVEQAEDALTTMVSKCESPTSIPPQMPAPPPKVDDEPVEDTSMDFAASIEKVKDYGWYWGPISGEAAEKILSNEPDGSFIVRDSSDDHYIFSLSFRLNSCVRHVRIEHDQGNFSFGSCTKFKSHTIVDFIENAVEHSRSGRYLFFLHRRPVLGPMRVQLLHPVSRFKQVQSLQHTCRFVILKMVRRDLIPTLPLPRRLIDYLSTPHYYSEQLAEQDDRAESPVSSSTGELEKICFTPQGLS is encoded by the exons ATGGACTCTCCACCGTCATGTTCACTGAGCGCTACTGGACCTCTGAGTGATCTTGGTAGCAGTGGAATTGGAGGGTCCATTTCTAGCGATTCGGTTCGAGCGCATCTTGCGATCGAG ATGCAAGAAAGCGATATAGAGAGTAAATCTCTGTCGCAAGATTCTTTTGATTATTCGGATGGTATGTGCGGCGAAAATTTTAATACATTGAAAAAAGGACCAGGATGGAATGATACCGATGGAAAATTAGAAGTTGAAGTGGTCGATGTAGCTATTAAACCACCACCAGAGTTTCAAGATAGCCCTTCTCCTCCAAACTCTGAATCTTCGTCTGCACCGATTCTTAGCTATGCACGATTAATGAAGCAAAAAGTTTCGCGATTAATAGACGATTATGCTGAAAATTTAGTACAGTCAACGatcgaagaagcattaataaTATCTTGTAGAATATCATGGCCTGAAGGGAGAATAGCACCTGCAACGAACCATGTACCAGTGGTAACTCGTAGCGTATACAATCCTAAACGTCTTTGGGCAACAGATTTGTTGACACCGTCGTCGTGCCAAGGGGCTACTACGTTGATAACACCGTATAACACTTTGAATCGTCCAAATTCACGATGCTCTTTAGCCTCTTCTCGTTTGTCCAGTTCTCATAATTCGATAAATACCTCAGGATTGAGTCACAAAGTGGACGACAGTAGTTTTATCACGTCTGCTATGTCGCATGATGTTCTAACGACCAGTGAGATTAGTGATATGTACAATGTGCCCTTCGATTCTGACATTTATACTGTACCAATAGATGTAGTTAGACCTTTGCATGATCTTAGAACACCGCAAAGGCCTAAACGTCATAGACATCAtcgtaaaagaagaagaaatgtaTCTGCTAGTTCTCAGAGCGAATTGGAGGCACATATTCAACAGGCTAGACACTACTGTGGAAAACCTCGTGCTATTACTCATGTTATTAAATCGCAGAGACTATTATCTGATATGTGCTGTAACGAAACCGGGAACGGGAAACGTCACAGCGTTCCTGGCACGTCTGGTCGACATACATCACGAACATCAAACGGCCATATGCATAATATCGGTGAACCAATTCATATGACTCTACACGAAGTGCGTCaatatttgcaaacactatattcAAGCTCCAGTGATTCTagtgaaaataaaattaaacgcGATAATAAAGCTCCGGTAAGTCGTACACCTGTACACCTTGCGATGCCAAAAGGTATTAGTGTAAATAATAACAATAGGTATAGTAACCCGCATACAGACTCAGCGATGGATACTCCGATTTCTAACAAGAATAGCAATGGACTGATtcacaataacaataataataataataataacaataacaataataataatggtaacgttaagaagcataaaaaaaattcgtttgtTAGTATTAAACATAAAAAGGTGAAAGAGGAACCGCACAAGGAGAAGGTTGATTCGGAAAGGGAGAAGATTAAGAAGAGTCAACGGAATTTCTCGTTAAATCTAAAACAAACACTTTGCAATATATTTAGATTCAGACGTTTGGGCTCCCCGGACCATTTCGTAGAAAAAAGAAATAGCATTGTACAGGGTgaaattgtagaagaggaagagGGTGTTGATTCTGACCAACatgctaataataataatactacTACCTCGGAGGTAGACCCCTCTGTACAAAAGCTACCTTTTTTTAAGCGTGCATTACCACCATTGCCGAAGAGCAATGGACACGTAGGAGGTGTAGAACAAGCGGAAGACGCGCTTACAACGATGGTATCTAAATGTGAAAGTCCAACTTCGATACCGCCGCAAATGCCTGCTCCTCCGCCGAAAGTCGATGACGAACCAGTAGAGGATACTAGTATGGATTTTGCTGCTAGTATCGAGAAAGTAAAAGAT tatggatGGTATTGGGGCCCAATATCAGGTGAAGCCGCAGAGAAAATACTGTCCAATGAACCAGATGGGTCATTCATTGTGAGAGACAGTAGTGATGATCATTATATTTTCTCCTTATCGTTTAGACTTAACAGTTGTGTACGACATGTAAGAATAGAGCATGATCAGG GTAATTTCAGCTTTGGAAGTTGCACGAAATTCAAGTCTCATACGATTGTCGATTTTATCGAAAATGCGGTGGAACATTCGCGCAGCGGAAGATATTTGTTTTTTCTGCATCGGCGGCCGGTGTTGGGTCCGATGCGTGTGCAACTTCTTCATCCAGTATCGAGATTCAAACAGGTTCAAAGTTTGCAGCACACGTGCAGATTTGTTATT
- the LOC143431597 gene encoding uncharacterized protein LOC143431597 isoform X2 has product MDSPPSCSLSATGPLSDLGSSGIGGSISSDSVRAHLAIEMQESDIESKSLSQDSFDYSDGMCGENFNTLKKGPGWNDTDGKLEVEVVDVAIKPPPEFQDSPSPPNSESSSAPILSYARLMKQKVSRLIDDYAENLVQSTIEEALIISCRISWPEGRIAPATNHVPVVTRSVYNPKRLWATDLLTPSSCQGATTLITPYNTLNRPNSRCSLASSRLSSSHNSINTSGLSHKVDDSSFITSAMSHDVLTTSEISDMYNVPFDSDIYTVPIDVVRPLHDLRTPQRPKRHRHHRKRRRNVSASSQSELEAHIQQARHYCGKPRAITHVIKSQRLLSDMCCNETGNGKRHSVPGTSGRHTSRTSNGHMHNIGEPIHMTLHEVRQYLQTLYSSSSDSSENKIKRDNKAPRALPPLPKSNGHVGGVEQAEDALTTMVSKCESPTSIPPQMPAPPPKVDDEPVEDTSMDFAASIEKVKDYGWYWGPISGEAAEKILSNEPDGSFIVRDSSDDHYIFSLSFRLNSCVRHVRIEHDQGNFSFGSCTKFKSHTIVDFIENAVEHSRSGRYLFFLHRRPVLGPMRVQLLHPVSRFKQVQSLQHTCRFVILKMVRRDLIPTLPLPRRLIDYLSTPHYYSEQLAEQDDRAESPVSSSTGELEKICFTPQGLS; this is encoded by the exons ATGGACTCTCCACCGTCATGTTCACTGAGCGCTACTGGACCTCTGAGTGATCTTGGTAGCAGTGGAATTGGAGGGTCCATTTCTAGCGATTCGGTTCGAGCGCATCTTGCGATCGAG ATGCAAGAAAGCGATATAGAGAGTAAATCTCTGTCGCAAGATTCTTTTGATTATTCGGATGGTATGTGCGGCGAAAATTTTAATACATTGAAAAAAGGACCAGGATGGAATGATACCGATGGAAAATTAGAAGTTGAAGTGGTCGATGTAGCTATTAAACCACCACCAGAGTTTCAAGATAGCCCTTCTCCTCCAAACTCTGAATCTTCGTCTGCACCGATTCTTAGCTATGCACGATTAATGAAGCAAAAAGTTTCGCGATTAATAGACGATTATGCTGAAAATTTAGTACAGTCAACGatcgaagaagcattaataaTATCTTGTAGAATATCATGGCCTGAAGGGAGAATAGCACCTGCAACGAACCATGTACCAGTGGTAACTCGTAGCGTATACAATCCTAAACGTCTTTGGGCAACAGATTTGTTGACACCGTCGTCGTGCCAAGGGGCTACTACGTTGATAACACCGTATAACACTTTGAATCGTCCAAATTCACGATGCTCTTTAGCCTCTTCTCGTTTGTCCAGTTCTCATAATTCGATAAATACCTCAGGATTGAGTCACAAAGTGGACGACAGTAGTTTTATCACGTCTGCTATGTCGCATGATGTTCTAACGACCAGTGAGATTAGTGATATGTACAATGTGCCCTTCGATTCTGACATTTATACTGTACCAATAGATGTAGTTAGACCTTTGCATGATCTTAGAACACCGCAAAGGCCTAAACGTCATAGACATCAtcgtaaaagaagaagaaatgtaTCTGCTAGTTCTCAGAGCGAATTGGAGGCACATATTCAACAGGCTAGACACTACTGTGGAAAACCTCGTGCTATTACTCATGTTATTAAATCGCAGAGACTATTATCTGATATGTGCTGTAACGAAACCGGGAACGGGAAACGTCACAGCGTTCCTGGCACGTCTGGTCGACATACATCACGAACATCAAACGGCCATATGCATAATATCGGTGAACCAATTCATATGACTCTACACGAAGTGCGTCaatatttgcaaacactatattcAAGCTCCAGTGATTCTagtgaaaataaaattaaacgcGATAATAAAGCTCCG CGTGCATTACCACCATTGCCGAAGAGCAATGGACACGTAGGAGGTGTAGAACAAGCGGAAGACGCGCTTACAACGATGGTATCTAAATGTGAAAGTCCAACTTCGATACCGCCGCAAATGCCTGCTCCTCCGCCGAAAGTCGATGACGAACCAGTAGAGGATACTAGTATGGATTTTGCTGCTAGTATCGAGAAAGTAAAAGAT tatggatGGTATTGGGGCCCAATATCAGGTGAAGCCGCAGAGAAAATACTGTCCAATGAACCAGATGGGTCATTCATTGTGAGAGACAGTAGTGATGATCATTATATTTTCTCCTTATCGTTTAGACTTAACAGTTGTGTACGACATGTAAGAATAGAGCATGATCAGG GTAATTTCAGCTTTGGAAGTTGCACGAAATTCAAGTCTCATACGATTGTCGATTTTATCGAAAATGCGGTGGAACATTCGCGCAGCGGAAGATATTTGTTTTTTCTGCATCGGCGGCCGGTGTTGGGTCCGATGCGTGTGCAACTTCTTCATCCAGTATCGAGATTCAAACAGGTTCAAAGTTTGCAGCACACGTGCAGATTTGTTATT